Part of the Polaribacter sp. Hel1_33_78 genome is shown below.
CATCCAAGTTGGATACGCAAAGAATAAAAATGCTCTAATTGTTAAAGCAGGATTTAAGATATTCATTCCTGTTCCTCCAAATACTTCTTTACCAATAACAACACCAAATACCACTGCAACTGATAACATCCATAACGGTGTGTCTATAGGTACAATTAATGGCACTAACATTCCCGTTACTAAGTATCCTTCTTCTACTTCGTGTCCTTTTATAACTGCGAAAATAAATTCAACTAAAAGTCCCACTCCATAAGAAACAATCACCAATGGTAGTACTTTTATAATTCCAATCCAGAAATTATCAAACGTAAAAAAATTTGCTAATACATTCGTTCTTAAAGAACCATCTATTGCTGCATAGTGTTGATATCCTGCATTGAACATTCCGAACAACAAACAAGGAACCAAAGCCATAATTACAATATTCATTGTACGCTTTAAATCATCTGCTGCCTTGATATGAGTTCCTCCGTGAGTCACTTCATTTGGTAAATATAAAAAGGTATGGATTGCATTAAATGCAGGCGCCATTTTAGTTCCTTTATATTTCTCTTTTAAAATATGTAAGTTTTGTTTTAAGCTCATAACCTTATCCTAATTCTTCTCTCATTAAATCTAAACCTTCACGAATTATTTGCTGGTGAGGTTGTTTAGATACGCAAATAAATTCTGTTAGTGCAAAATCTTCTGGAGCTATTTCATAGCCTCCCAAAGCTTCCATTTCGTCTAAATCTTTATACATAAATGCTTTTAATAATTGCATTGGATAGATATCTAGAGGAAATACATTTTCGTAGGAACCAGTTACTACAAATGCTCTGTGTTCTCCATTTGTATTGGTATTTAAATCGTACTTTTTATTTGGTGTTAACCAAGAAAAAGTTAATGCTCTTGAAGTAGATATTTTATTGAAAATCGGCTTATTCCATCCAAAAAACTCATAATCATCTCCTTCAGGGATTGCTGTAATTTGATTATCATAATAACCAATAAAACCATCTTCTTTAACTTGCACGCCAGACAAAACGTTTCCGCTAATAATTCTTGTGTTGTCATTCTCTAAATTATCAGCTACTAAATCAGCAATATTTGCTCCTGCAATCGCAGTAACATATTGTGGTTTGCTAAATTTAGAACCAGTTAATGCAACAGTTCTTGAAGCATTAAACTTGCCCGTTAATAACAACTCTCCAATAATTACTAGATCTTGTGGTGCTATAACCCAAACGACTTCACCTTTATTAATAGGATCTAATTGAGAAATTTGAGTTCCAACATTTCCGACAGGATGTGGACCAGAAACCGCATGAATTTCTATTCCTTTTAAATCTGCAAAAGGAGAAACCGATTTATTAACTACAGATACATGTATTTTACCTTCTGTTAACTTTCCTATTGCAGAAAGTGCAGCTTGTAATTCTACTTCTTTACCTTTTAAGGTATAATCTAAATCTGGAGCTAATGGTGCACTTGCATAACCAGAAACAAAAATTGCTTTTGGTGCTTGATTTGGATTTGCAATAACATCATAAGGACGTTGTTTTACAAATGGCCAGCATCCTGAATTAAATAATTGATTTTTTACATCTTCTGCAGACATTGTATCTACATTAGAAATTCCAAAATCTTTATGTTCCTGTGTTTTATTTGCCGCAATTTTTATTGCTAAAACTTTTCTTCTTGCTCCACGTGTTACCTCTATTACCTTACCACTTACTGGACTTGGAAATAAAATACGCTCATCACTTTTTGAATGAAAAAGTGCTTCACCTGCTTTTACTTCTGCTCCTTCTTTGGCAATTAATTTTGGAATAATTCCGTGAAAGTCTTCTGGATTAATAGCATAAACACTACTTATAGGAATATTAGTAGTAATTTGTTCTGCTTCACCAACCAGCTTAATATCTAAGCCTTTTTTGATACGAATATCTTTTGACATGGTCAATTTGAAATTTAGTTATCTAAAAAAATCATGCAAATTTAACCATTTTGAGACTTATTTTTGATATAAATTCTCTTATAAATTAGTAATCAATATTATTTATAATAATTCTAAATAAAATGAAATGCTTTAACTAATTCATAAAAAAAACCCCATACTTGTTTGGTATGAGGTATAGATATAAAGTTGTTGGGGGAATCTTATTACAGAGAAACTAAAGTTTGGTTTTGACAAAGTTTGGTTGTTGCTTATAAAATATAGTTAACAAATTATATTTTAAAACTTTAAACTCTAAAATAAAAAACAACTCATAATTTAAAATCTTTACTATCTAATAAAGACTATTGCACTCTTTTCTTTTCTTTATTTTAATCACAGATTTTCCCTCTTTTAATACGGTAAATATATTTCTAAAACCTGAATTGTAAAATAGGTAGTAATTACAAATAATACGTACCTATACGTATTGTAGGTTTATTAAACGTTTTCTAATAAATCTTTATTATCTTTTACCCACACAGAAAGGGAGTCTGAAGGTAAATCTAATTTTGAAATAATATTAGATCGATGTTTATCTACGGTTCTTGTAGATATTGAAAGAATTTCTGCTATTTCTTTTGTAGAATTCTCACCAGCTATTAATCTTACAATTGTTCTTTCTGAAGGTGATAAAAACTTTATTTTTTGAATTTGAGGAGAGATTTCATTATTAAAAACATCATCAAAAACCTTACTTGCGTAAAATCTTCCATTTGAAACTTCTTTAATACATTTCTTAATCTCTGAAAATGGTTCATCTTTTAATAGATAGCCAGATATTTTCATTTTTTTTGCTTTCAACACAAAACCTTTTTCTTTATAAGAAGTAAGGATAATAAATTTTGTCTTTAATGACTCTAATTGACATTTTTTTATCACCTCAAAACCAGTTAGAAAAGGCATATTAATATCTAAAATAGCTATTGTTGGCTTTTTAGATACTATTAACTCTAATGCTTGAGCACCATTGGTTGCGCCTTCTAGAACATTAAATTCTAAATTTAATAATTCATCTCTTAATCCTTTTAATAATACAGGATGATCATCTGCAACAAGAATACTAGTATTATGATTCATTTTTAATAGGTATAGAAAAGATAAAATTAGTTCCGTTATTTATTTTACTATTAATAGACAGATTTCCGTTCATAATTTTAATTCTTTCAAAAATAGTCTTTAAACCTAAACTATTTTTCTTTTTATTTTTGTCTACATCAAAACCTTTTCCGTTATCAGAAATTAATGTAATAATACTTTTATCTTCTTTTTTAATATTTACAGTTACAGATTTTGCTTTTGCATGCTTAACAATATTGGTTAAACATTCTTGAACAAGTCTGTAAAAATTTAAACTTGTATTTTCTGTAAAATACTCATCAATTAAATCAATATCCATAGAAAAAAACAACTCTGTTTGCTCATCATATTCATTTATTAATTGCTCTATACTTTCTTTTAAACCTAATTGTTTTAGTAAAGCTGGGTATAAATTTCTAGAAATACTTCTTACTTCTTCTAGCGCTTTATTTGTCATTTTGGTTATTTCTTGCTGCTCTATATTTTGCGATTTCCTTTTTATTAATGTTAATTGTTGCCCAACACTATCATGTAATTCTCTTGCAATTCTTGTTCTTTCTTCTTCTTGCGAAATAAGTAAATCTTGTGAAAATTTTTCTTGAAGTAATTTTTCTTTTTTTGCTGTATTTTTTGATTTTTGTAACGTAATAAAAGCAAATATGGATAATAGTCCTAAACCACCAAATAACAACCATTGGTTTTTAATACTGTTTTTAGAATCCAACAGAGCTATGTTACTTTCCTGTGCTTCAATTGTTAAGTTCTTTTTTTCTGTTTCGTATTGAATTTGTAAATCATTAATTTTAGCCATTTTCTGTAATGAAAACAAACTATCATGTATTTGGTGGTATCTTTTTAAATGTCCGTGAGAACTTTTAAAGTTCCCTGTTTTATATTCAATTTTTGACAATAAATAGTAACCAAAACGTTCTTGATGAATGTTAAATCCTTTAGAATATTCGATTGCTTTTAAAGCAAATTCTTTAGCCTTAACTAAATTATTCATCGCCGAATACGTTTCAGAAATGTCGTTACAAGAATGCGCTGCACTTCCGTAATTTTTTAACTTAACCTTAATCTTTAAAGCTCTAAAAAGGAATTCTAAAGACTCATCATATTTATCTAAAGACCTATAAGATGAACCAATATTGCCTAAAAAAATCGATTCATTTCGTTGAAGATTTGCTTTTTTAGCTCTTACAAGACCTTGCTTAAAATAATCGATTGCTTTTATAATTAACTCTTTTTTGTTAGGACCTCCTTGTTTTTGATAACTTGCTCCTAAATTAGTGAAACAACCAACAATACCTTGCTCGTCACCTAATCTTTCATAAATTTTTAAAGCTTTTTTAAAATTAATTTGGGCTTTTCTTAAATCTGGTGTTAACAAATAAACTTCTCCTATTCTTCCAAGATTCTCTGCAATTTCTTTTTCATTGTTAATGCGTTCTGCAATTTCTAATGCTTTAAAATGATTTACTAAAGAAGCATCAAATTCAGAAATTCTATAATAAGATCTTCCTAGTTTAAAATAACAGTTATAAGTTTCTTTTTCATTCTTCAAATAAATAAAAATGGCTAAAGATTTTTTTAAATTCTCAATAGCTATTTGATAATTTTTCTTTTGATAAAAATAACCTCCTAAATGCAAGTAGCCAAAAGCCATTAAATCTTTTTGATTTGTTTTTTTTGAAGCTTCTAAACCTGAAGAAATACTTTTAAAGGCTTCATCGAAATTATTTTTTGAGAGAAAATCTAAACCTTTAAAGTAATAATTTTTAACTAACGAGTTACTTTGCGATTCTAAAGACTTTTTTTCTTCTTGAGCGCAAGAAGTATTTAAGAATAGAAAAAATAATAAATACACTAAAACTTTATTCATTTTTAATTTTAAAATAGATTTTTATTTTTTCTAGTTGATAAATATACAACTTATGCAATAAGAATTCAGATTTTAACATAAACTCAAAAGTGGAATAGTATTTGTAATAAAAACTAAAAGCTTTAATTTTATTACATTTGACCAATATCTTATATAAAAAAATGCATCAAAAAATAATCTGGATTTTATTAATTTTTATTACATCTGTAAATGCACAGCAGATAAAATCAATTCAGTTAAGACCACTTCAAGCAAATAATTTTACCGCAATAGTTCCTTTAGGAACAGTTTTAGAATTGTCTTTTGATGATTTAGATGCAGATAGTAAAGATTACCAATACAAAATAGAACACATGACGCATGACTGGCAAAAAAGCAGATTGCTTTCTAGTCAGTTTATAGATGGTTTTGATCAGAATTCAATTATAAATGTGACCAATTCTTTTAACACCTTTCAGAATTACACACATTATGAGGTGAAAATTCCGAATGTAAATTCTATTATCACCAAAAGCGGAAATTATTTAGTTTCTATTTTAAATGATGACGATGAAGTTGTTTTTTCTAGAAAACTTGTTCTCTATGAAAATGCAGCAACCATTGGAGTTGCAGTTTCTAGGAGCAGAAACACGAAAACAAGAGACACGCAACAAACCGTTGAATTTACAGTAAATCATCCAAACCTTAGAATCAACAACCCTTCTCAAGAAGTGCATGTTGCTCTGCTAAAAAATGAAAATTGGAATGAAAAAATTACCAATTTACAGCCAACTTTTTTTCAACAAAATCAGTTAAAATACACCTACGCAAACAAAACTAATTTTTGGGGAGGAAATGAATATTTAAATTTTGACAGTAAACTCATTAGAAATAAAAGTTTAAATGTGGTTAAAATAGACATGAAGAATGTTTTTCATCATTACTTATACCCTTCTACCTACAAGCCGAATAGAAGTTACACATACAACCCAGATATTAATGGCCAATTTGTGATAAGAACTTTAGATGCAAATGACACAAACACAGAGGCAGATTATGCCATGATGCATTTTACTTTATATGCAGACACACCAATTGCCAATAAAGACGTTTATATCTATGGCGCTTTTAATAATTTTAAAATTGAAGATGAAAATAAACTTTTTTACAATTTTGAAACCTCTAGCTATCAAGGACAAATTTTACTAAAACAAGGTTTTTACAATTATACCTTTGCCACGGTTGACGATAATCAACTGGTAGATACGAACCAAATTAATGGTACTTTTTTTCAAACTGAAAACCAATATACAGTAATCGTATATTACAAACCTTTTGGTGGTTTGTACGATAGAGTGATTGGTATTGGCGCTGGTTTTTACAATCAAAATAGGTAACTAAAAATTTTGATTTGCAGTCTTTAATCTAAAAAGCTATATTTACTGCAATGGTTCAACAAATTACAAAAGGAATTAAAATTTCTGTAAAAACAAAATATAATGGCACAAGCTATAGAAATAATAGGTTGTATTATACTTTTGTTTACTTTATAACCATTGAAAATAAATCATCAGAAACGTTGCAATTAACAGATCGTTTTTGGAAAATTTTTGATTCGTTGAATACTACCGAACTTGTAAAAGGAGAAGGAGTTGTTGGGCAAACTCCTATATTAAAACCCAATGATAATTACACTTACAGTTCTGGGTGTTTTTTAGAATCTACAATGGGCGCCATGAAAGGGTATTATACCATGAAAAACATAGAAACTTTAGAAGAGTTTAAAGTATACATACCAACTTTTCAACTTGCAACACCAGTATTATCAAACTAAAAAAAATAAAAAATAAAGTAGCAAAAATTAAAGATCCTGCATGTTTAAATTGTGGGCATCCATTTTATGGCCAAGAAAAATTCTGCCCAGAGTGCGGCCAAGCAAATAAAGGAAACAACATTACTTTTAAAAGTTTTATTCATGAAGTTTTTAATGGATTTTTCAATTTTGATGCAAAATTCTGGAATACAATAATTCCGCTTTTAATAAAACCTGGTAAAGTTTCTAAAGAGTATGTGGATGGCAAAAGACAGCGCTACTCCAATCCTTTTCAGTTTTATTTAACCGTTTCTATCCTTTTCTTTTTAATCTTAGGACTTTCTAAAAACATTGATAAATTTAAAGAACTTAAAAACGGCACTGAACAAAAGCAATCGAAAATTATTTCTTTTGATACTGATCAAGCAGTAAAGAATGTAGATATAGACTCCTTAAAAAACGCTGTTAATACCGAACTTAAAAACTCTTGGATTCCTATAGATTCTGTAAAAAGAAAAAAAATTATAGACCAAGTAGCAGAAAAAGCAAAAGACTCTACAAAATCGATCAGTACAACCGGAAATAAAATTGACTTTGCAGGGCTTCCAATTGCTGATTATTTAGAATTTCAAAAAAAACACCCTAAAACAAGTATCGATGCTGCTTTAGATAGCCTTCAAAAAGAAAAAACATTTTTCAATAGGTTTTTATACAACAGAGCAAAAGTGATCAATTCTTTGACTACTGAAGGAGAAAGTCAAGAACAATTTAGCAACCAATTGCTATCCTATATTTCCATAGCACTATTTGTATTTTTACCCTTTTTTACCTTATTTTTAAAGTTGTTTTACATTAGAAGAAAATACACGTATGTAGACCATTTAGTCCTGGTATTTCATACGCAAACCGTATTTTTTATGCTTTTATCTATTTACTTTTTATTAGAACTCTTTGGGGCTACACCTCAATTATGGATTTTTGCAGTCCTCTTTTTAATGTATCTTTTGATCGCCATGCGCAAGTTTTACCAACAAGGTTATTTTAAAACTTTTATAAAATTTACACTCCTAAACTTTACCTATATTTTTATTTCTATTTTCGGGGTTGTTATTGTTGGCTTAATTTCTTTTGCACTCTTTTAGTTGTTCTTACATCTAAATAAGTCATTTCTATGTTGGATGCTATTTTTTTTACCGAAGTTATACTCACCGTTTCTACAAAAGCTCTTTTCATTTTAAGCGAAATTTCTGTATTTCCTAAGTTTTCATTTTGATGAAAGTCAACAATTTTTTCTTGCTGAAAGACATCATTTTTTGCTAACCAATCAGAAAACCATTCTTTTCTTAAGACTTTCATTTCTTCGGTATATAAAGAAGATGAAGACCAAATTTTAGGCTCCTCTGCTAGTTTTTTAAAATGTTTTTTAATGCCGTCCCAAACCAATTCATAAGCTTCTAATTGCAAATGATAATCAATCAAAATCAATGTAAACGGTTCTATATCTGTAAAATCAAAATTGTTAATATAAGCAACCCCATTATCTGTAGAAAGGATTTTTTTTACAATAACACCTCTACTTATCTTGTAATAACGATTTCTTGTATGGTTTTTAAATCCGCCATTTAGCAAACAAACCAATCTATTTTTTGTACTTGCACCAATCCAAGTTCCTCCTGCTAAAGCATCTTTCGGGTATGTTAATTCTACACCATTTTCTTTATAGATCTCTAGTGGTATTGTTTTTCTTAGTGGCGTTTCATCACGATTAGAGGTTAAAATAAAATTATTATTGCCTAAAGGAAGATAGGTTACCGTGCACATATATCATTTAATTATTTATTAAAAATAGTGTTTTTTAATATAATTATTGAATTTACTTTAACAAAAGACATCAAAAATCAACTAAATTTATTGAAACAAAAATTGTAACTTTGACACTCAAAATTAGTAGATTAAAACTTAAAAACACATAAAATGGCAAGAGGATTTTTTAATGTTCCAGAAGCAGTTAATGAACCAGTAAAAGGGTATGCTCCAGGTTCTCCTGAAAGAACAGAATTATTAGCTACTTACAAAGAAATGTTTAACAGCAATATTGATGTGCCAATGCATATTAATGGCGAAGAAGTTAGAACAGGAAATACAAAGAATATTACACCTCCTCATGACCATAAACATGTTGTAGGACAATATCATACTGCAGACAAATCTCATGTAGATACTGCAATTGCTACTGCTTTAGCCGCAAGAGAAGCATGGTCTAGCGTAAGTTGGATGGAAAGAGCTTCTATTTTCTTAAAAGCGGCTGAATTATTAGCAGGACCTTACAGAGCGAGAATGAATGCGGCTACAATGATTGCACAATCTAAAAACGTTCATCAAGCAGAAATTGATGCGGCTTGTGAAATGATTGATTTCTTCCGTTTCAATGTACAATATTTAACAGATATATTTAAAGATCAACCAGCATCTGCTCCAGGAATTTGGAACCGAGTTGAGTATAGACCGCTAGAAGGATTTGTATATGCCATTACACCTTTTAACTTTACCTCTATTGCTGCAAATTTAGTTGCTGCCCCAGCTTTAATGGGAAATGTTGTGGTATGGAAACCCTCTGATCATCAAGCATATTCTGCTCAAGTAATTGTAGATTTGTTTAAAGAAGCTGGTTTGCCTGATGGCGTAATAAATGTAGTTTACGGAGATCCTGTGATGATTACCGATACTGTATTTGCTTCTCCAGATTTCTCTGGATTACACTTTACAGGATCTACGCATGTATTTAAAAACTTATGGAAACAAATAGGAAATAATATCCACAACTATAAAACATATCCAAGAATTGTTGGAGAAACTGGTGGTAAAGACTTTATCTGGGCGCATAATTCTGCCAACCCTCTGCAAGTTGCAACAGGAATTACAAGAGGTGCTTTTGAATTTCAAGGTCAAAAATGTTCTGCTGCATCACGTGCATTTATTCCTGCATCCATGTGGGAAGAAGTAAAAGGGCATTTAATTGCACAAGCAAATGAAATAAAAATGGGTTCTCCAGAAGATCCATCAAACTACGTAAATGCAGTTATACACGAAGGTTCTTTTGATAAAATTGCAAGCTTTTTAGACGCTGCTAAAACGGATCCTGATGCAGATATTATCATTGGGGGGGGTCACGATAAATCTGTTGGATACTTCATAGAACCAACCGTTATTGTAGCTAAAGATCCAATGTACAAAACAATGTGTACAGAATTGTTCGGCCCTGTTATGACAATCTATGTATACGAAGATGCTGCATGGGAAGCTTCTTTAAAATTAGTAGATGAATCTACTGAATATGCTTTAACAGGAGCAATCTTTTCTACAGATAGATATATTGTTGAAAAAGCATCTAAAGCATTAGAGAATGCAGCTGGAAATTTCTACATCAACGACAAACCAACAGGAGCAGTTGTTGGTCAGCAACCATTTGGAGGCGCAAGAGCTTCTGGAACAAATGATAAAGCTGGTTCTGCACAAAATTTATTACGCTGGACTTCTGTTCGTTTAATTAAAGAAACTTTTGTAACACCAACAGATTATAAATATCCCTTTTTAGGATAATACTATTGTTCATGCATACAAAAAGCCTCATCTTCATAAGATGAGGCTTTTTTTTTATCCTTAACCCTATCATTTCTCTCGCAAGATTAAATACCAAGATTTTGTATCTTTAACGTAATCCTTTAAAATCAATCACTAATCCTATGAAATCAATTTTCAAAAGTATTCTTGTTATCATGTTGTTCTTAT
Proteins encoded:
- a CDS encoding Na(+)-translocating NADH-quinone reductase subunit A — translated: MSKDIRIKKGLDIKLVGEAEQITTNIPISSVYAINPEDFHGIIPKLIAKEGAEVKAGEALFHSKSDERILFPSPVSGKVIEVTRGARRKVLAIKIAANKTQEHKDFGISNVDTMSAEDVKNQLFNSGCWPFVKQRPYDVIANPNQAPKAIFVSGYASAPLAPDLDYTLKGKEVELQAALSAIGKLTEGKIHVSVVNKSVSPFADLKGIEIHAVSGPHPVGNVGTQISQLDPINKGEVVWVIAPQDLVIIGELLLTGKFNASRTVALTGSKFSKPQYVTAIAGANIADLVADNLENDNTRIISGNVLSGVQVKEDGFIGYYDNQITAIPEGDDYEFFGWNKPIFNKISTSRALTFSWLTPNKKYDLNTNTNGEHRAFVVTGSYENVFPLDIYPMQLLKAFMYKDLDEMEALGGYEIAPEDFALTEFICVSKQPHQQIIREGLDLMREELG
- a CDS encoding response regulator transcription factor codes for the protein MNHNTSILVADDHPVLLKGLRDELLNLEFNVLEGATNGAQALELIVSKKPTIAILDINMPFLTGFEVIKKCQLESLKTKFIILTSYKEKGFVLKAKKMKISGYLLKDEPFSEIKKCIKEVSNGRFYASKVFDDVFNNEISPQIQKIKFLSPSERTIVRLIAGENSTKEIAEILSISTRTVDKHRSNIISKLDLPSDSLSVWVKDNKDLLENV
- a CDS encoding sensor histidine kinase; translation: MNKVLVYLLFFLFLNTSCAQEEKKSLESQSNSLVKNYYFKGLDFLSKNNFDEAFKSISSGLEASKKTNQKDLMAFGYLHLGGYFYQKKNYQIAIENLKKSLAIFIYLKNEKETYNCYFKLGRSYYRISEFDASLVNHFKALEIAERINNEKEIAENLGRIGEVYLLTPDLRKAQINFKKALKIYERLGDEQGIVGCFTNLGASYQKQGGPNKKELIIKAIDYFKQGLVRAKKANLQRNESIFLGNIGSSYRSLDKYDESLEFLFRALKIKVKLKNYGSAAHSCNDISETYSAMNNLVKAKEFALKAIEYSKGFNIHQERFGYYLLSKIEYKTGNFKSSHGHLKRYHQIHDSLFSLQKMAKINDLQIQYETEKKNLTIEAQESNIALLDSKNSIKNQWLLFGGLGLLSIFAFITLQKSKNTAKKEKLLQEKFSQDLLISQEEERTRIARELHDSVGQQLTLIKRKSQNIEQQEITKMTNKALEEVRSISRNLYPALLKQLGLKESIEQLINEYDEQTELFFSMDIDLIDEYFTENTSLNFYRLVQECLTNIVKHAKAKSVTVNIKKEDKSIITLISDNGKGFDVDKNKKKNSLGLKTIFERIKIMNGNLSINSKINNGTNFIFSIPIKNES
- a CDS encoding DUF5103 domain-containing protein gives rise to the protein MHQKIIWILLIFITSVNAQQIKSIQLRPLQANNFTAIVPLGTVLELSFDDLDADSKDYQYKIEHMTHDWQKSRLLSSQFIDGFDQNSIINVTNSFNTFQNYTHYEVKIPNVNSIITKSGNYLVSILNDDDEVVFSRKLVLYENAATIGVAVSRSRNTKTRDTQQTVEFTVNHPNLRINNPSQEVHVALLKNENWNEKITNLQPTFFQQNQLKYTYANKTNFWGGNEYLNFDSKLIRNKSLNVVKIDMKNVFHHYLYPSTYKPNRSYTYNPDINGQFVIRTLDANDTNTEADYAMMHFTLYADTPIANKDVYIYGAFNNFKIEDENKLFYNFETSSYQGQILLKQGFYNYTFATVDDNQLVDTNQINGTFFQTENQYTVIVYYKPFGGLYDRVIGIGAGFYNQNR
- the apaG gene encoding Co2+/Mg2+ efflux protein ApaG translates to MVQQITKGIKISVKTKYNGTSYRNNRLYYTFVYFITIENKSSETLQLTDRFWKIFDSLNTTELVKGEGVVGQTPILKPNDNYTYSSGCFLESTMGAMKGYYTMKNIETLEEFKVYIPTFQLATPVLSN
- a CDS encoding DUF3667 domain-containing protein is translated as MHEVFNGFFNFDAKFWNTIIPLLIKPGKVSKEYVDGKRQRYSNPFQFYLTVSILFFLILGLSKNIDKFKELKNGTEQKQSKIISFDTDQAVKNVDIDSLKNAVNTELKNSWIPIDSVKRKKIIDQVAEKAKDSTKSISTTGNKIDFAGLPIADYLEFQKKHPKTSIDAALDSLQKEKTFFNRFLYNRAKVINSLTTEGESQEQFSNQLLSYISIALFVFLPFFTLFLKLFYIRRKYTYVDHLVLVFHTQTVFFMLLSIYFLLELFGATPQLWIFAVLFLMYLLIAMRKFYQQGYFKTFIKFTLLNFTYIFISIFGVVIVGLISFALF
- a CDS encoding NRDE family protein, giving the protein MCTVTYLPLGNNNFILTSNRDETPLRKTIPLEIYKENGVELTYPKDALAGGTWIGASTKNRLVCLLNGGFKNHTRNRYYKISRGVIVKKILSTDNGVAYINNFDFTDIEPFTLILIDYHLQLEAYELVWDGIKKHFKKLAEEPKIWSSSSLYTEEMKVLRKEWFSDWLAKNDVFQQEKIVDFHQNENLGNTEISLKMKRAFVETVSITSVKKIASNIEMTYLDVRTTKRVQKKLSQQ
- the pruA gene encoding L-glutamate gamma-semialdehyde dehydrogenase, which encodes MARGFFNVPEAVNEPVKGYAPGSPERTELLATYKEMFNSNIDVPMHINGEEVRTGNTKNITPPHDHKHVVGQYHTADKSHVDTAIATALAAREAWSSVSWMERASIFLKAAELLAGPYRARMNAATMIAQSKNVHQAEIDAACEMIDFFRFNVQYLTDIFKDQPASAPGIWNRVEYRPLEGFVYAITPFNFTSIAANLVAAPALMGNVVVWKPSDHQAYSAQVIVDLFKEAGLPDGVINVVYGDPVMITDTVFASPDFSGLHFTGSTHVFKNLWKQIGNNIHNYKTYPRIVGETGGKDFIWAHNSANPLQVATGITRGAFEFQGQKCSAASRAFIPASMWEEVKGHLIAQANEIKMGSPEDPSNYVNAVIHEGSFDKIASFLDAAKTDPDADIIIGGGHDKSVGYFIEPTVIVAKDPMYKTMCTELFGPVMTIYVYEDAAWEASLKLVDESTEYALTGAIFSTDRYIVEKASKALENAAGNFYINDKPTGAVVGQQPFGGARASGTNDKAGSAQNLLRWTSVRLIKETFVTPTDYKYPFLG